The proteins below are encoded in one region of Apium graveolens cultivar Ventura chromosome 4, ASM990537v1, whole genome shotgun sequence:
- the LOC141717009 gene encoding LOW QUALITY PROTEIN: uncharacterized protein LOC141717009 (The sequence of the model RefSeq protein was modified relative to this genomic sequence to represent the inferred CDS: inserted 2 bases in 1 codon; substituted 1 base at 1 genomic stop codon), with the protein RRCRRQQTTEHRKERVVIPAVSRDEEGRKRVVKIQVESGNVDTIKYVEKKLTDKGVIGIREXEAGHGGKYTWEGPLGVENQVDVXSIPVALDKNDPNYVDDEDEDKVVGHVEVAKVAEGSEGVARLDVNLQPR; encoded by the exons AGAAGATGCAGGAGGCAACAAACAACAGAGCATAGAAAAGAAAGGGTTGTGATCCCAGCGGTGAGCCGTGACGAGGAAGGCAGAAAGAGAGTAGTCAAAATTCAAGTTGAGTCGGGAAACGTGGACACCATAAAATACGTAGAGAAGAAGCTGACAGACAAAGGCGTGATCGGCATCCGAGA GGAGGCAGGGCATGGAGGAAAATATACGTGGGAAGGGCCTTTAGGTGTAGAGAATCAAGTGGATGTTTAGTCTATACCCGTGGCTTTGGACAAGAATGATCCTAATTATGTTGATGACGAGGATGAAGACAAGGTTGTTGGACATGTTGAGGTTGCCAAAGTTGCGGAAGGAAGTGAAGGTGTTGCGAGACTTGACGTTAATCTTCAGCCTCGCTGA